AGCGGGGAGTCCCAGCCCGTTCCGGCGACCCACCGGACGACCCCCGGAGCAGCCCGTGTCGATCGCCCCCACCTCAGGTCCCGCCTCCGCACCCGCGGCGCGGGAGTTCGCCGACCGGCACATCGGGCCGCGCGGCGACGAGACCGCGCGCATGCTCGCCACGGTCGGCTACCCGACGCTCGACGCGCTCGTCGACGCCGCGGTGCCCGCCTCGATCCGCAGCGCGCGTCCCCTGGACCTGCCCGACGCGCGGGACGAGCACGAGGTGCAGGCCGCGCTGCGCGCGATCGCGGACCGCAACACGGTCCTGCGCCCGCTGATCGGCCAGGGCTACTACGGCACGCACACGCCGCCGGTGATCCGCCGCAACGTGCTCGAGTCGCCCGCCTGGTACACCGCGTACACGCCCTACCAGCCCGAGATCAGCCAGGGCCGGCTCGAGGCGCTGCTCAACTTCCAGACGATGGTCGAGGACCTCACGGGCCTCGCGATCGCGAACGCGAGCCTGCTCGACGAGGCGACCGCGGTCGCGGAGGCGGCCGCGCTCATGTGGCGCGCGCAGCGCGGCAAGGCGGGCACGGTCGTGCTCGACGACCAGCTGTTCCGGCAGTCGCTCGCGGTCACGGTCGGGCGTGCGCAGGCGATCGGCCTGACCGTGGTGGTGGCCGACCTCAGCCAGGGGCTGCCCGCGGTCGAGGGTGACCTGATCGGCCTCGTCGTGCAGCAGGTCGCGGCCTCCGGACAGGTGCGGGACCTCACCGACGTGATCGCGGCGGCCAAGGAGCGCGGCGGGCTCGTCACGGTCGCCGCGGACCTGCTGGCGCTCACGCTGTTGACCTCGCCCGGCACGCTCGGCGCCGACGTCGCGGTCGGCTCGGCGCAGCGGTTCGGCGTCCCGCTGTTCGGCGGCGGCCCGCACGCGGCGTTCATGGCCGTGCGTGAGGGGCTCGAGCGCATGCTGCCGGGGCGGCTGGTCGGCGTCTCGGTGGACGCCGACGGCGCGCCCGCGTACCGGCTCGCGCTGCAGACGCGTGAGCAGCACATCCGGCGTGAGAAGGCCACGAGCAACATCTGCACCGCGCAGGCGCTGCTCGCGATCGTCGCGTCGATGTACGCGGTCTACCACGGGCCCGACGGCCTGCGTGCGATCGCTGAGCGGACGCACCGGCACGCGGTGACCCTCGCCGCGCGGCTGCGCGACCTGGGCGTCGAGGTGGAGCACGACGTCGTGTTCGACACGGTGCGCGCGGTCGTCCCGGGCCGCGCGGCGGACGTCGTCGCGGCGGGGGTGCGCCAGGGCGTGAACCTGTGGGCGCCGGACGCGGACCACGTCCAGGCGAGCGTCGACGAGACGACGGACGACGACGACGTCATGTCCGTGGTCCTGGCGTTCTTCGCGGCGGGTGCGACCGACGCCCCGTTCGGGACGGACGACGAGCAGTGGACCTCGCCCCGCGAGTCGTTCACGGTCCGCGGCGGCGCGTTCGCCTACAGCCCGATCGCGGTCTCGGCCGCGCTGCCGGACTGGGCGACGCGCACCGACGAGTACCTCACGCACCCGGTGTTCCACGTGCACCGCTCCGAGACGGCGATGCTGCGGTACCTGCGTCGGCTGTCCGACCAGGACCTGGCGCTCGACCGCACGATGATCCCGCTGGGCTCGTGCACCATGAAGCTCAACGCCACCGCGGAGATGGAGCCCATCTCCTGGCCGCAGTTCGCGGACGTGCACCCGTACGCCCCGGCCGAGCAGACGGCGGGCTACGCCCAGCTGGTCACGCAGCTGCAGGACTGGCTCGCGGAGATCACCGGGTACGCGGCGGTCTCGGTGCAGCCCAACGGCGGTTCGCAGGGCGAGTTCGCGGGGCTGCTGGCCATCAAGGCCTACCACCACGCACGCGGTCAG
The Cellulomonas gilvus ATCC 13127 DNA segment above includes these coding regions:
- the gcvP gene encoding aminomethyl-transferring glycine dehydrogenase is translated as MSIAPTSGPASAPAAREFADRHIGPRGDETARMLATVGYPTLDALVDAAVPASIRSARPLDLPDARDEHEVQAALRAIADRNTVLRPLIGQGYYGTHTPPVIRRNVLESPAWYTAYTPYQPEISQGRLEALLNFQTMVEDLTGLAIANASLLDEATAVAEAAALMWRAQRGKAGTVVLDDQLFRQSLAVTVGRAQAIGLTVVVADLSQGLPAVEGDLIGLVVQQVAASGQVRDLTDVIAAAKERGGLVTVAADLLALTLLTSPGTLGADVAVGSAQRFGVPLFGGGPHAAFMAVREGLERMLPGRLVGVSVDADGAPAYRLALQTREQHIRREKATSNICTAQALLAIVASMYAVYHGPDGLRAIAERTHRHAVTLAARLRDLGVEVEHDVVFDTVRAVVPGRAADVVAAGVRQGVNLWAPDADHVQASVDETTDDDDVMSVVLAFFAAGATDAPFGTDDEQWTSPRESFTVRGGAFAYSPIAVSAALPDWATRTDEYLTHPVFHVHRSETAMLRYLRRLSDQDLALDRTMIPLGSCTMKLNATAEMEPISWPQFADVHPYAPAEQTAGYAQLVTQLQDWLAEITGYAAVSVQPNGGSQGEFAGLLAIKAYHHARGQAQRDVCLIPASAHGTNAASAALAGLRVVVVATADDGEILLDDLRAKLEQHGPQVAAIMITYPSTHGVFEAHVREVCDLVHEAGGQVYIDGANLNALVGLARPGELGGDVSHLNLHKTFCIPHGGGGPGVGPVAVAAHLAPYLPGDPTTSPTAPTSDADPALHVPPVSAAPWGSAGILPISWAYVALMGPDGLLRATQVAVLAANYLATRLREHFPVLYTGPNGLVAHECILDLRGLTKDTGVTAEDVAKRLMDYGFHAPTLSFPVAGTLMVEPTESEDLAELDRFVDAMIAIRAEIDEVAAGTWPLEDSPLRQSPHTAASVTADEWTHPYGRERAAYPLPGLRRGKYWPPVRRIDGARGDRNLVCSCPPVEAFEQ